ATTTTTTTCTTTACAAAGGGAACGGATGTTTGTATAATATATTCAAAGATAAGAACATATGTTCTATCAAATAGTTTAAGGAGTGGTTTTATGTTTGCTATCAGAAGATATGCTCTAATTTTAATTGTCTTAATTATTGGTGTTATTTTAGGTAATATGGGATTAGATGTTGCATTAATTATATTGACCCCACTTGTATTATTATGGTTAATGCTTTGGGATGAAAAAAGTTATCGTCGCTCTCAACAAAAACATAACCATCTATCCTATAAAAAATAAGCATTGCTTTTTATGAATGATTCATCTACCCTTAATTAAAAAGAAAGGATGAGTCATTTGTATAAAGATACTATTGAATTAACAAAGGAATTAACCAATATTCCTTCTCCAACGGGAGATACTAAAAAAATTATTGCATTTATTAGTAACCTATTAAATAAATCTGGTTATAAGCCTTGTATTAATAATAAAGGAAGTTTAATAATCACTGTTCCTGGAACAAATCAAGAGAAACAACGATTTATTACTGCTCATATTGACACGTTAGGTGCTATGGTTCGTGCCGTTAAACCAGATGGTAGGTTAAAATTGGACTTAATTGGTGGGTTTCATTTCAATTCAATTGAAGGTGAATACTGCACAATTCATACTCAAAATAACGGAGACTACACAGGTACGATTTTAATGCATCAAACTAGTGTTCACGTTTATAAAGATGCTGGAACAGCTAAACGCGACCAACAAAATATGGAAGTTAGAATTGATGAAAAAGTATTTTCAAAAGATGAAACAGAACAACTTGGTATTCAAGTAGGAGATTTTATTAGTTTTGATCCAAGAACAATTATTACACCATCAGGATATATAAAATCTCGTCATCTAGATGATAAAGTTAGCGCAGCTATTCTAATAAATTTTTTAATCAATCTAAAAGAAACCAAACAAACCTTGCCATACACAACCCATTTCTTCTTTTCAAATAACGAAGAAATCGGTTATGGTGGAAATTCAAATATTGATTCTCAAGTTGTTGAATATGTTGCAGTTGATATGGGAGCTATGGGAGATGATCAACAAACAGATGAACACACCGT
This genomic stretch from Vagococcus sp. CY52-2 harbors:
- a CDS encoding M42 family metallopeptidase, encoding MYKDTIELTKELTNIPSPTGDTKKIIAFISNLLNKSGYKPCINNKGSLIITVPGTNQEKQRFITAHIDTLGAMVRAVKPDGRLKLDLIGGFHFNSIEGEYCTIHTQNNGDYTGTILMHQTSVHVYKDAGTAKRDQQNMEVRIDEKVFSKDETEQLGIQVGDFISFDPRTIITPSGYIKSRHLDDKVSAAILINFLINLKETKQTLPYTTHFFFSNNEEIGYGGNSNIDSQVVEYVAVDMGAMGDDQQTDEHTVSICVKDASGPYHVDLRNHFVSLCKEKKIPYQLDIYPYYGSDASAAMKAGADVKHGLIGAGIESSHAYERTHKDSIDATEQLVREYLFSSLS